From Vogesella sp. XCS3, the proteins below share one genomic window:
- a CDS encoding peptidyl-prolyl cis-trans isomerase: MTTLNKALGISLLCFAANLAAAAPIATVNGTVIDQTVLDKAVSQIVNANGGRVQDSPALREDVRQRLINRELVLQAANKAGLDKNPEFISRLDEARNDLLQQAFFEAASKNRPVSDADVKAEYDRYASQFKDAKEVQVRQIILADEAAANKAIATLKKGAKFDQMAKAQSLDTASKERGGDLGWGNLAAMEPPLADALKAIGKGQISAKPLQSQMGWHIFKVEDIRNAQPVPFDSIKARIAQDLQEKAVRDAVLELRQKANIQ, translated from the coding sequence ATGACCACATTGAATAAAGCACTGGGCATCAGCCTGCTCTGCTTTGCGGCCAACCTTGCCGCAGCCGCCCCTATTGCTACCGTCAACGGCACCGTTATCGACCAGACCGTACTGGATAAAGCCGTCAGCCAAATCGTTAACGCCAATGGCGGCCGGGTACAAGACAGCCCGGCCCTGCGCGAAGACGTGCGCCAGCGCCTGATCAACCGCGAACTGGTACTGCAAGCTGCCAACAAAGCCGGCCTTGATAAAAACCCCGAGTTCATTAGCCGCCTGGACGAGGCCCGCAACGATCTGTTGCAGCAGGCATTCTTTGAAGCAGCCAGCAAGAACCGCCCGGTAAGCGACGCCGATGTAAAAGCTGAATACGACCGCTACGCCAGCCAGTTCAAAGACGCCAAAGAGGTTCAGGTACGCCAGATCATTCTTGCCGACGAAGCTGCGGCCAACAAAGCCATCGCCACGCTGAAGAAAGGCGCCAAATTCGACCAGATGGCCAAGGCTCAATCCCTGGATACCGCCAGCAAAGAACGTGGTGGCGACCTGGGCTGGGGTAATCTGGCCGCGATGGAGCCGCCACTGGCAGACGCACTGAAAGCCATTGGCAAAGGCCAGATCAGCGCCAAACCACTGCAATCGCAAATGGGCTGGCACATTTTCAAAGTAGAAGACATCCGCAATGCACAGCCAGTGCCGTTTGACAGCATCAAGGCGCGCATTGCCCAGGACCTGCAGGAAAAAGCCGTGCGCGACGCCGTCCTCGAGCTGCGCCAGAAGGCCAACATCCAATAA
- a CDS encoding peptidylprolyl isomerase encodes MNTRFKHSLIAATLLLAGSAAMAAPSVNGVAISQQRIDAIARMMEAQGQPANPQMKEMITDQLITAEILRQEAVKKGMDKSADFQAEMENAQAMALANRFIKEHVRTNPITDAQIKAEYDKVKAEFPEKKSYRARHILVKTEAEAQAVLSALKKGKPFDQLAKEKSIDPGSKVNGGDLGWNEPATFVAPFSEAMIKLAKGQVSATPVKTQFGFHIIKLDDVKVEAAPPVDALRPQLEQRIQSQRIEALIKDLKAKAKVQQ; translated from the coding sequence ATGAATACTCGCTTCAAACATTCCCTGATTGCTGCCACCCTGCTGCTAGCCGGCTCCGCCGCCATGGCTGCCCCATCCGTCAACGGCGTAGCCATCAGCCAGCAGCGCATTGATGCCATTGCCCGCATGATGGAAGCGCAAGGCCAGCCGGCCAACCCGCAAATGAAAGAGATGATCACCGACCAGCTGATCACCGCAGAGATTTTGCGCCAGGAAGCCGTTAAAAAAGGCATGGATAAATCTGCCGATTTCCAGGCTGAAATGGAGAATGCCCAGGCTATGGCGCTGGCGAACCGTTTCATCAAGGAACATGTGCGCACCAACCCGATTACTGACGCCCAGATCAAGGCCGAGTACGACAAGGTTAAAGCCGAGTTCCCGGAAAAGAAAAGCTACCGCGCCCGCCATATCCTGGTGAAAACCGAAGCCGAAGCGCAGGCAGTATTGTCTGCCCTGAAAAAAGGCAAACCGTTTGACCAGCTGGCCAAAGAGAAGTCCATCGACCCGGGCAGCAAGGTAAACGGCGGCGATCTGGGCTGGAACGAGCCTGCCACCTTTGTGGCCCCGTTCTCCGAAGCCATGATCAAGCTGGCCAAAGGCCAGGTGAGCGCCACTCCTGTGAAAACCCAGTTTGGCTTCCACATCATCAAGCTGGATGATGTGAAAGTAGAAGCAGCCCCGCCAGTAGACGCACTGCGCCCGCAGCTGGAACAACGCATTCAGTCCCAGCGCATCGAAGCGCTGATCAAGGACCTGAAAGCCAAGGCCAAGGTTCAGCAATAA
- a CDS encoding enoyl-CoA hydratase, whose translation MSKYIVVERLGQSAIVTINNPPANAWTLESLKALTLAMEALDADSRVRSVVLTGAGERFFSAGADLAQFASSDRDAAARVIDAFAAAFNSVRQFRGVTVAAVNGFAVGGGLECALACDYIVIERGAKLGLPEAVVGLIPGAGGTKALTERVGVPWAKRIILGGELVDADTALKIGLAEEVVDTGLAKIVAISLAGKVANQSRSAVLAARRLIEVSAQNTLERQLLLEKAAFLELIGGDEQREGVAAFLEKRPPSWQDDDY comes from the coding sequence ATGAGCAAGTATATTGTGGTTGAACGATTGGGTCAGTCGGCCATTGTTACCATCAACAACCCACCAGCCAATGCCTGGACGCTGGAGTCGTTGAAGGCGCTTACCCTGGCGATGGAGGCACTGGATGCCGATTCCCGGGTGCGCAGTGTCGTACTGACGGGTGCTGGCGAACGCTTTTTCTCTGCGGGTGCCGACTTGGCCCAGTTTGCCAGCTCGGACCGTGATGCGGCAGCCCGCGTAATCGATGCTTTCGCTGCCGCCTTCAACAGTGTGCGCCAGTTTCGCGGCGTCACAGTGGCTGCCGTGAATGGTTTTGCCGTGGGTGGGGGGCTGGAGTGTGCGCTGGCGTGCGATTACATCGTGATCGAGCGTGGTGCCAAGCTGGGCTTGCCTGAGGCGGTGGTGGGGCTGATTCCGGGTGCCGGGGGGACGAAGGCGCTGACCGAGCGGGTGGGGGTGCCCTGGGCCAAGCGTATCATTCTGGGTGGCGAGCTGGTGGATGCTGATACGGCGCTGAAAATCGGTTTGGCTGAAGAGGTGGTAGACACGGGTCTGGCCAAGATCGTGGCGATCAGTCTGGCCGGCAAGGTGGCCAACCAGTCGCGCAGTGCGGTGCTGGCGGCGCGCCGTTTGATCGAAGTGAGTGCACAAAACACACTGGAGCGTCAGCTCTTGCTGGAAAAAGCAGCCTTCCTGGAGCTGATTGGCGGCGATGAGCAGCGCGAAGGTGTGGCTGCGTTTCTGGAAAAGCGCCCGCCCTCATGGCAGGACGACGATTATTGA
- a CDS encoding sulfite exporter TauE/SafE family protein, giving the protein MLEISLLSLFLTGLLGGVHCLGMCGGIVTAISVAGTGQKPLLLLGYNLGRLASYTLMGALLGGLSEWGMAQASYRPLQVGLFALANILLVLLGLYLAGFSAMVGRIEKLGSPLWRYLQPLARRFLPVRHPLHSLVVGAIWGWVPCGLVYTASLAALATQSASGGALAMLSFGLGTLPNLLLMGTFAAKLQQLKQQRPVRLFAGLTVCAIGLWHLANLIIS; this is encoded by the coding sequence ATGCTGGAAATCAGCCTGCTTTCCCTCTTTCTTACCGGCCTGCTGGGCGGCGTGCATTGCCTGGGCATGTGCGGCGGCATTGTCACTGCCATATCGGTTGCCGGCACTGGCCAGAAACCGCTACTGCTACTGGGTTACAACCTGGGGCGGCTTGCCAGCTATACGCTGATGGGTGCGCTGCTTGGCGGCCTGAGCGAATGGGGCATGGCACAAGCCAGCTACCGCCCACTGCAAGTCGGCCTGTTTGCCTTGGCCAATATTCTGCTGGTTTTGCTTGGCCTGTATCTGGCGGGATTTTCGGCCATGGTTGGCCGCATAGAAAAACTAGGCTCACCGCTGTGGCGGTATTTGCAGCCGCTGGCACGGCGCTTCCTGCCGGTACGCCACCCGCTACACAGCCTGGTGGTAGGCGCGATTTGGGGCTGGGTACCCTGCGGCCTGGTCTACACCGCCAGCCTGGCGGCACTGGCTACACAATCGGCCAGCGGCGGGGCTTTGGCCATGCTGAGTTTTGGCTTGGGCACGCTGCCCAACCTGCTGCTGATGGGTACCTTCGCCGCAAAGCTGCAGCAGCTCAAACAACAACGGCCAGTCCGGCTGTTTGCCGGGCTGACCGTCTGCGCTATCGGGCTGTGGCACTTGGCCAACCTGATTATTTCATAG
- a CDS encoding metal ABC transporter solute-binding protein, Zn/Mn family, which translates to MRKLFAITLAMTPLLACAKLPVVASFSIVADVAREVGGERVDVVSLVAPDQDAHVFQPSPADVRKLAAAKVFVVNGLGFEGWMARLSKSAAFKGLTVTAAAKVKPLVMAEHEEHGDHDHHDHDHGKQDPHAWHNPQNVALYAEALAAGFAKADPEGAAYYRQRAQAYKAQLLELDGWAAKSFAAIPAERRKVLTSHDAFAYLAARYKLRFMAPQGVSTDAEASAKGVAALIRQVRKEKVSAVFFENMADRRLLDQLSREAGVKVGGKLYSDALSASPEAASYVQLFKTNVGALVAAMK; encoded by the coding sequence ATGCGTAAACTATTTGCCATCACCCTGGCGATGACCCCCTTGCTGGCGTGCGCCAAACTGCCCGTCGTTGCTAGTTTCAGTATCGTTGCCGATGTAGCGCGCGAGGTGGGCGGCGAGCGGGTGGATGTCGTATCGCTGGTGGCGCCCGACCAGGATGCGCACGTATTTCAGCCATCGCCAGCCGACGTGCGCAAGTTGGCCGCAGCCAAAGTCTTTGTCGTCAATGGTCTGGGTTTTGAAGGCTGGATGGCGCGCTTGAGCAAGTCTGCTGCCTTCAAGGGGCTGACCGTGACTGCTGCGGCCAAGGTAAAGCCGCTGGTGATGGCCGAACATGAAGAGCATGGCGACCATGATCACCATGATCACGACCACGGCAAGCAAGACCCGCATGCGTGGCATAACCCGCAGAACGTAGCACTGTATGCCGAGGCGCTGGCCGCCGGTTTTGCCAAGGCCGACCCGGAGGGGGCTGCTTACTATCGCCAGCGCGCGCAAGCTTACAAAGCCCAGCTGCTGGAGCTGGATGGCTGGGCCGCAAAGAGCTTTGCGGCCATCCCGGCCGAGCGCCGCAAGGTGCTAACCTCGCATGACGCCTTTGCCTATCTGGCCGCGCGCTACAAGCTGCGCTTTATGGCGCCGCAAGGCGTAAGTACCGATGCCGAGGCGTCGGCCAAAGGTGTAGCCGCCTTGATTCGCCAGGTGCGCAAAGAAAAGGTAAGTGCCGTCTTCTTTGAAAACATGGCGGATCGCCGCCTGCTAGACCAGCTCAGCCGTGAGGCGGGCGTGAAGGTGGGGGGCAAGTTGTACTCTGACGCGCTGTCGGCATCGCCAGAGGCAGCTAGCTATGTGCAGCTGTTCAAGACCAACGTAGGTGCCTTGGTTGCTGCTATGAAATAA
- a CDS encoding metal ABC transporter permease has protein sequence MLISPFADFAFMRRALVGCLALALGSAPVGLFLVMRRMSLMGDAMSHAVLPGAAVAYLLAGLSLPAMSLGGFVAGVLVAILAGLATRYTEVKEDASFAAFYLLSLSLGVLLVSKSGSNVDLMHLLFGSVLAVDDAALLLVAGVATFTLLVLAVIYRPLLLESLDPVFMRAIGARGGVWHLLFLLLVVLNLVAGFQALGTLMSVGLMMLPAIASRLWAASVGGMLLTSFAIAALSGVGGLLLSYHYELPSGPAIILLAGLVYLLSLLFAPQGGLLPRLVRARHFTN, from the coding sequence ATGCTGATTTCGCCTTTTGCCGATTTTGCCTTTATGCGCCGAGCGCTGGTGGGTTGCCTGGCGCTGGCGCTGGGCAGTGCGCCGGTAGGCCTTTTTCTGGTGATGCGCCGTATGAGCCTGATGGGGGATGCCATGAGTCATGCCGTATTGCCCGGGGCGGCGGTGGCTTACTTACTGGCCGGGCTCAGCCTGCCTGCCATGAGCCTGGGTGGTTTCGTGGCAGGCGTGCTGGTGGCTATACTGGCCGGCTTGGCGACGCGTTACACCGAAGTAAAAGAAGACGCCAGCTTTGCCGCTTTCTATTTGCTGTCGCTATCTCTGGGCGTGCTGCTGGTATCGAAATCCGGCAGTAATGTCGACCTGATGCACCTGCTGTTCGGCTCTGTACTGGCTGTAGACGACGCCGCGCTGCTATTGGTCGCCGGTGTGGCGACATTTACCTTGCTGGTGCTGGCTGTTATCTACCGGCCCCTGTTGCTGGAAAGTCTGGACCCGGTGTTCATGCGGGCGATTGGTGCCCGCGGCGGTGTGTGGCACCTACTGTTCCTGCTATTGGTGGTGCTGAATCTGGTAGCCGGTTTTCAGGCGCTGGGCACGCTGATGTCGGTGGGGCTGATGATGCTGCCCGCCATTGCCTCGCGGCTGTGGGCGGCCTCGGTTGGTGGCATGCTGCTGACCTCGTTTGCCATTGCAGCCTTGTCTGGCGTGGGTGGTTTGCTGCTGTCTTACCACTACGAGCTGCCATCGGGGCCGGCCATCATTCTGCTGGCGGGGCTGGTCTACCTGCTATCGCTTTTGTTTGCACCCCAGGGTGGTTTGCTGCCACGACTGGTGCGTGCCCGTCATTTCACCAATTAG
- a CDS encoding metal ABC transporter ATP-binding protein: MIALDNLTVSYQRHPAVHHVSGRFAAATATAIFGPNGAGKSTLLKTIMGALKPDSGQVAFHGISRRDLAYLPQQSEIDRSLPVSVIDLVSSGHWRQSGLFGRVGRHHDEASWNALVSVGLEDFATRPVSALSSGQFQRVLFARILVQDARLILLDEPFNAVDARTTQDLLQLVARWQQEGRTVIAVLHDIAQVRSHFPQTLLMAREVIAWGDTASVLTEDRLRQASETAAHWLARAPLCQVDGEGA, encoded by the coding sequence ATGATAGCGCTGGATAATCTGACGGTTTCCTACCAGCGCCACCCTGCTGTTCACCACGTAAGCGGCCGTTTTGCGGCTGCGACGGCTACGGCCATCTTCGGGCCGAATGGTGCCGGTAAAAGCACGCTGCTGAAAACCATCATGGGGGCGCTGAAACCCGATAGCGGGCAGGTAGCATTCCACGGCATTAGCCGGCGCGACCTGGCCTATTTGCCGCAGCAGTCCGAGATCGACCGCTCTTTGCCGGTGTCGGTTATTGATTTGGTCAGCAGTGGCCATTGGCGACAGAGCGGCTTGTTTGGCCGGGTTGGCCGCCATCATGACGAGGCCAGCTGGAATGCCCTGGTGTCGGTTGGCTTGGAGGACTTTGCTACGCGGCCGGTGTCTGCCTTGTCTAGCGGGCAGTTCCAGCGTGTGCTGTTTGCCCGCATTCTGGTGCAGGATGCACGCTTGATCTTGCTCGACGAGCCATTCAATGCGGTAGATGCCCGCACCACGCAAGACTTGCTACAGCTAGTGGCGCGCTGGCAGCAGGAAGGGCGTACCGTGATTGCCGTGCTGCATGATATTGCCCAGGTGCGTAGTCACTTCCCGCAGACATTGCTGATGGCGCGTGAGGTCATCGCCTGGGGCGATACGGCCAGTGTGCTTACGGAAGATCGCTTGCGCCAGGCCAGTGAAACGGCGGCGCACTGGCTGGCCAGAGCGCCACTTTGCCAGGTAGACGGGGAGGGTGCGTGA
- a CDS encoding GTP-binding protein: MKKTLVNVLTGFLGVGKTTALRHMIAHRPANEKWAIIVNEFGEIGIDGAVLDNGELPVAEIAGGCLCCVAGPQMTVTVANLVRRERPDRLIIEASGLAHAAGLIDELRAEPLGKALEVGAVMTLVDPRQFANNDYFRQPLYRDQVMIADVLLATKADLCDADTLESYRQKAAGLFPPKSLIAEIQEGAANPAWLDAAVQPKSRYRPAVKSEDQAGWQSQGWTLPPETEFSGEALTAFFDALPDMVSGLVRAKGVFRVLDTWLWLNWTEGRWAANQVAWRRDNRFELIASQIDVTRVEAALQACVLPKQ, translated from the coding sequence ATGAAAAAGACATTGGTGAATGTACTGACCGGTTTTCTGGGTGTCGGTAAAACGACGGCATTGCGCCACATGATTGCCCACCGTCCGGCCAATGAAAAGTGGGCCATTATTGTTAACGAGTTTGGTGAGATCGGTATCGATGGTGCTGTGCTGGATAACGGTGAGCTGCCGGTAGCAGAGATCGCGGGGGGGTGCCTGTGCTGCGTGGCCGGTCCACAGATGACGGTAACCGTGGCTAACCTGGTGCGTCGCGAACGCCCCGACCGGCTGATCATTGAAGCCAGTGGCCTGGCACACGCTGCCGGCCTGATAGACGAGCTACGCGCCGAACCTTTGGGTAAGGCCTTGGAGGTGGGGGCGGTGATGACGCTGGTAGACCCGCGCCAGTTTGCCAATAACGACTACTTCCGCCAGCCGCTATATCGCGATCAGGTGATGATTGCCGATGTCCTGCTGGCCACCAAGGCCGACCTGTGTGATGCCGATACGCTGGAATCATACCGCCAGAAAGCAGCGGGTTTGTTCCCGCCCAAATCGCTGATTGCCGAAATACAGGAAGGTGCGGCCAACCCCGCCTGGCTGGATGCGGCAGTCCAGCCCAAGTCGCGCTATCGTCCGGCGGTGAAGAGCGAGGATCAGGCAGGCTGGCAGTCGCAAGGCTGGACACTACCACCGGAGACCGAGTTTTCCGGCGAGGCCTTGACCGCGTTTTTTGATGCCTTGCCCGACATGGTGTCGGGCCTGGTGCGCGCCAAAGGGGTATTCCGCGTGCTGGATACCTGGTTGTGGCTGAACTGGACGGAAGGGCGCTGGGCGGCTAACCAGGTGGCCTGGCGCCGTGACAACCGCTTTGAGCTGATTGCCAGCCAGATTGACGTGACCCGCGTCGAGGCAGCGCTGCAGGCCTGTGTTTTACCAAAACAATAA
- a CDS encoding Fur family transcriptional regulator — MEIACFIDAADRHCQQQGVKLTALRRQVLELVLSYPGVVKAYQVLADLQKQRGIAAPPTVYRALDFLVAAGLLHKVDALNGYIVCHHVGCSHEGLILVCGDCGRVEELDATPVLDVLRQQAGGAGFAISQQNLMLTGRCKECAV; from the coding sequence ATGGAAATCGCCTGTTTTATCGATGCGGCTGACCGCCACTGCCAGCAGCAGGGTGTCAAGTTGACTGCGCTGCGTCGCCAGGTATTAGAGCTGGTATTGAGTTACCCCGGTGTGGTCAAGGCTTACCAGGTGTTGGCCGATCTGCAAAAGCAGCGTGGTATTGCCGCGCCACCAACCGTTTACCGCGCGCTGGATTTCCTGGTGGCTGCAGGGCTGCTGCACAAGGTCGATGCTTTGAATGGCTATATCGTGTGCCATCACGTGGGTTGTAGCCACGAGGGTTTGATTCTGGTGTGCGGGGATTGTGGCCGCGTAGAGGAGCTGGATGCAACGCCGGTGCTGGATGTGCTGCGCCAGCAAGCGGGTGGCGCCGGTTTTGCCATCAGCCAGCAAAACCTGATGCTGACCGGGCGTTGCAAGGAGTGCGCCGTATGA
- a CDS encoding cytochrome c: MKKLLLALLSCAILTPALAADPIKARKDVFEQYKKTVGPMSKVVKGDSPFNKDEFAKMAAHLDELAQQPWQYFTPGSDKGKTDAKAEIWSKPAEFKAAVDSHKTEVAKLKQTAAAAKTLDDVKPQFGAVMKTCKTCHDSFRAD, translated from the coding sequence ATGAAAAAACTGCTTCTAGCTTTGTTGTCCTGCGCCATCCTGACCCCAGCACTGGCTGCCGACCCGATCAAGGCTCGCAAGGATGTGTTTGAGCAATACAAGAAAACAGTCGGCCCGATGTCCAAGGTTGTCAAAGGAGACAGCCCATTTAACAAAGACGAGTTTGCCAAAATGGCAGCCCACCTGGATGAACTAGCGCAGCAACCATGGCAGTACTTCACACCAGGCAGCGACAAAGGCAAAACCGATGCCAAAGCAGAAATCTGGTCCAAACCTGCAGAATTCAAAGCCGCAGTAGATAGCCACAAAACAGAAGTTGCCAAGCTGAAACAGACCGCCGCTGCAGCCAAAACACTTGACGACGTCAAGCCGCAATTCGGCGCCGTGATGAAAACCTGTAAAACCTGCCACGACAGCTTCCGCGCCGACTAG
- a CDS encoding cytochrome c, which translates to MSWCWCAGYVGRNFVKLVWVMMKKLMTAVVLAAVAMHAMAGAGEDRQKSFKKMLLSYEPIGVMLRDGPFRKDQFIKHAAALKLAAPVPFTQFAPGSIDEVSRAKPEIWQQSARWKQEETRFLQAVSALQAGAASDDLATVRNKYNVVSQSCKSCHDAFRGPKK; encoded by the coding sequence ATGTCGTGGTGCTGGTGTGCCGGCTATGTTGGCCGCAATTTTGTCAAACTGGTTTGGGTGATGATGAAGAAATTAATGACTGCTGTAGTGCTGGCGGCGGTGGCGATGCATGCCATGGCGGGTGCTGGTGAAGACCGGCAAAAAAGTTTCAAGAAGATGCTGCTCAGTTATGAGCCTATTGGTGTCATGCTGCGCGATGGCCCTTTTCGCAAGGACCAGTTTATCAAGCACGCGGCCGCGCTAAAGTTGGCAGCGCCTGTGCCTTTTACCCAGTTTGCACCCGGCAGCATTGACGAGGTTAGCCGCGCCAAGCCGGAGATCTGGCAGCAGTCAGCACGCTGGAAGCAGGAAGAAACCCGCTTTTTGCAGGCGGTATCTGCCTTGCAGGCCGGGGCCGCAAGTGATGACCTGGCTACCGTACGGAACAAGTACAATGTGGTCAGCCAGAGCTGTAAGAGCTGCCACGATGCTTTCCGTGGGCCGAAAAAGTAA
- a CDS encoding AtaL-like protein, with the protein MKFEHLVRMFDERAAMPLISRRQLWLGLVLRAEDPCRFDENITEARILSYDQREMQREVVFGNLIVKECVRFVADTQVAYETLPSEHYAASKLAMFIEEPQPGHLFIRFVYENDLPDGPVTSDTNDPGYYVPYLKSAYQQADTLTAQTILTLAQEGVLGSP; encoded by the coding sequence ATGAAGTTTGAGCACTTGGTAAGGATGTTTGATGAGCGTGCGGCGATGCCCTTGATTTCGCGCCGGCAACTTTGGCTTGGACTGGTCTTGCGGGCGGAAGATCCGTGCCGTTTTGACGAGAACATCACCGAGGCCCGCATCTTGTCCTACGACCAGCGCGAAATGCAGCGCGAGGTCGTGTTCGGCAACTTGATCGTAAAAGAGTGTGTGCGCTTTGTGGCGGATACGCAGGTGGCTTACGAAACGCTTCCCAGCGAGCACTACGCGGCCAGTAAACTGGCCATGTTTATAGAAGAGCCGCAGCCTGGCCATTTGTTCATCCGCTTTGTGTACGAGAACGATTTGCCGGATGGGCCTGTCACAAGCGATACCAATGACCCTGGCTACTATGTGCCGTATCTGAAGTCGGCTTATCAGCAGGCAGATACTTTGACCGCGCAAACTATCCTGACATTGGCGCAGGAGGGGGTGCTCGGGTCGCCTTGA